GAGAGAATTTATATGTAGGAAAGGGTTACGGTATTGGCATGGATGTTGGTTTTTTATTTTCAGATGAATTCAACTTTTCCTTTTCTCTTAGAAATTTTTTGGGGAGTATAAACCTATGGGACTCAGGAAGAAAAGAATATATTCCAACTTCCCTAAGAGTTGGATTTTCAAAAAACTTTTTAGAAAGAATTCTTTTCTCTTTTGACACAGAATCTTATTTTGAAAGTAGGTTTAGGATTTCATATTACGCTGGACTTGAAGCAAAAATTTTAAAGAGTTACTTTATAAGAGCGGGTTGGAGAGAAAATATTCCGACAATAGGTTTTGGTTTTAGGATAAAAAATTTAGATATAGATTATGCTATAGGAGGTAATTTTGAACTATCAGCCTTTCATATAGTTTCCCTATCTTGCATTCTGAGGTGAAGAGTTTTTTGTGGAGAAAAATTATTCACTTTTCATCAATAATTTTCCCTCTTTTAATTTTAACTTTAGAAAAAAAGTACTATTTACCGATATTTTCATTTATTTTGGGTGGATTTTTAACTGCTGATTACCTGCGCCTTGAAATAAGATCATTTAAAATTCTTTTTAGAAAATTTTTTGGAAAAATGATAAAAACTGAAGAGGAAGATTTTTTTACAGGAGCAACTTGGGTCTCTGTATCTAGTTTCCTTGTATCTCTTTTATTTCCTAAAAATATTTCGCTTATTTCTCTTTTGTTCTTAACAGTTTCTGACAACTTTGCAAGTATTATAGGAAAATTTTTGGGCAAAAGAAAAATTTTCAAGGGAAAAACACTTGAGGGCTCTATAACATTCTTTTTAATTTCGTTTTCTCTAACACTATTTTTTAATGAACTTTCAATTGCTAAAAAATTATTAATCTCTCTTTTTGCAACCTTGATTGAGTTACTTTCGTTTAATATAGATGATAACTTAACAGTTCCTCTCTTAACTGCAATTTTATTGTACTTTATAATTTAATTTAAAATTATAACAAGAGGTTCAATCCCTAAGTTTAATTATAGGTCATAAATGAAATTTTTAGTTTTTTTTATTTTGTTACAATTTCTAAAGGTTGAAGAGGCGAAAAAGTTGATTGAGTCTGGTAGAGTAAATGATGGAATAGCTTTATATAAAGAGGCTCTCTTAGAACTTTCAGGAGCAAAAAAAATAGAAAGGGCTCTTGATTTAATAGATGTTTGTATAAGATATGAAAAATTTAGAGAGGGACTCAGTATAATAAGTGAATTAGAGGAAAAAGTTTCAAAATACAGCACCCTTTATCCAGAAGTTTTGTATAGAAAAGCGATAATCCATGAAAACTTAGGGAACTACCTAGAAGCTCAAAAGATTTATGAAAAAATTGTTTTAAAGTATAAAAAAAGTAAAATTTATGAGGATGCAAGTAAAAAGATGGATAGAATATTTGAGATATTAAGTCAAAGCTTTATAGCAAGTGTTGGGCCAATAAACATTACTTATCAGGAGTTCGAAAAATATCTTGAAGCACTGCCTATCTATTTAAAACCTTCACCTTCTGATACAATAGCAGTAAGGAAAACACTAGAAAACTTAATTATATCAAAAATTTTATATCTTGAGGCACTCAATCAAAAACTTGACTTAAGTGAAGATTTCAGAGTGAACATAGAAAGAGAGAAAGAAAGAATTTTAGCTAACTTATATCTTAAAAAAATTAATGAGGAAATAAAAGTAAATGAAAAGGAAATAAAGGAATATTATATAAGAAACAGGGAAGATTTTAAAATACCAACAAGGTGGGACATAAGAAGAATTGAAGTTAAAACTGAAAGTGAGGCAGTGGAGATTATAAGAAAAATAAAAGGGGGAGAAAAATTTGAAGATTTAGCAAGGAAATTTTCTATAGCCCCTGATGCTCAAGACGGGGGTTTTATTCCAAACTTTACTGAAAAAAGTTTGCCGGAGGAATTTGTAAAGTACCTTAAAACCATGAGAGAGGGGGAAACAAAGGGTCCGATAAAACTTAAAAATGGAAATTACGCAATAGTAAAACTTGAAAAGATAAAAAGAGGTGAATACAGAAAATTAGAAGAGATTAAAAATCAGATTGAAAATATAATTTTAAGGGAGAAAAGAGAAAAATTTTGGGAGAAGTGGAAAAAGGGAATGTTTGAAAAATACTCAGTCAAATTTTATTTTAAAAAATGAAAAGAAAAGATATAGAGATTCTAACACGGGGGATAGAAAACATATTTACAAAGGAAGAGCTTAAAGAGAAAATTGAGAGAAAGAAAGTTTTAACAGTTAAATACGGAGCAGATCCATCAAAGCCCGATTTACATCTTGGACACTACGTATGTCTCAGAAAGCTCAGGGAATTTCAAGAATTAGGACATAGAGTGGTTTTTATCATTGGTGACTTTACAGCAATGATAGGAGATCCCTCTGAAAGATCTAAAACAAGACCTATGTTAACAAAAGAGGAAGTGGAGAAAAACTCAAAGACTTACTTTGAACAGGCCTATAAGATTTTAGATAAGGACAAAACAGAAATTAGATTTAACAGTGAATGGCTTTCTAAGCTAAAACCAGAGGACATAGTAAAACTTTCAGCTACAACTACGGTGGCAAAAATGCTCGATAGAGATGACTTTTCCAAAAGATTTAAAGAGGGCATTCCAATTTCTCTTCATGAGTTTCTATATCCAATATTTCAGGCGTATGACTCAATATTTATTAGGGCTGACGTAGAAATTGGAGGTACGGACCAACACTTTAACTTTGCACTTACAAGGGAAATAATGAGGCAGCTTGGATTAGAACCCCAAGTTTTTATAACACTTCCACTTATAGAAGGTATTGATGGAAAGTTGAAGATGAGTAAATCATATGGAAATAGTATTAACTTTTTCGATGATCCTAAAGATGTTTTCGGAAAAGTTATGTCAATACCTGATAGCTTGATTTTCAAATACTATAAGGTAGTTCTTTTAAAAGATTCAGAGGAAGTAAAAGAGTATATTGAGAAAAGTCCACTTGAGGCAAAGGAGGACTTAGCTTTTGAAATAACTAAAATCTTTCATGGAGAGAAAGAGGCAATAAAGGCTAGAGAGTATTTCATTAAAACTTTCAGGAAAAGAGAAGTCCCACAAGAAGTTCCAGAGTTTAAAGTAAAAAGTAAAAAATTGTTTGAAATTCTCTTTGAGGCTAAAATAGTTCAAAGCAAAAGTGAGGCAAGACGTTTGATAAGACAAAGTGGGGTAGACCTGGACGGCAAAGCTATAGAAGATGAGAAT
The genomic region above belongs to Candidatus Hydrothermales bacterium and contains:
- the tyrS gene encoding tyrosine--tRNA ligase gives rise to the protein MKRKDIEILTRGIENIFTKEELKEKIERKKVLTVKYGADPSKPDLHLGHYVCLRKLREFQELGHRVVFIIGDFTAMIGDPSERSKTRPMLTKEEVEKNSKTYFEQAYKILDKDKTEIRFNSEWLSKLKPEDIVKLSATTTVAKMLDRDDFSKRFKEGIPISLHEFLYPIFQAYDSIFIRADVEIGGTDQHFNFALTREIMRQLGLEPQVFITLPLIEGIDGKLKMSKSYGNSINFFDDPKDVFGKVMSIPDSLIFKYYKVVLLKDSEEVKEYIEKSPLEAKEDLAFEITKIFHGEKEAIKAREYFIKTFRKREVPQEVPEFKVKSKKLFEILFEAKIVQSKSEARRLIRQSGVDLDGKAIEDENYVPEKGEHILKVGKRKFFKVIVE
- a CDS encoding peptidyl-prolyl cis-trans isomerase → MKFLVFFILLQFLKVEEAKKLIESGRVNDGIALYKEALLELSGAKKIERALDLIDVCIRYEKFREGLSIISELEEKVSKYSTLYPEVLYRKAIIHENLGNYLEAQKIYEKIVLKYKKSKIYEDASKKMDRIFEILSQSFIASVGPINITYQEFEKYLEALPIYLKPSPSDTIAVRKTLENLIISKILYLEALNQKLDLSEDFRVNIEREKERILANLYLKKINEEIKVNEKEIKEYYIRNREDFKIPTRWDIRRIEVKTESEAVEIIRKIKGGEKFEDLARKFSIAPDAQDGGFIPNFTEKSLPEEFVKYLKTMREGETKGPIKLKNGNYAIVKLEKIKRGEYRKLEEIKNQIENIILREKREKFWEKWKKGMFEKYSVKFYFKK